From the genome of Hymenobacter cellulosilyticus, one region includes:
- a CDS encoding carboxypeptidase regulatory-like domain-containing protein, whose translation MSGTLLDGSTRQPLPYANVLLLRLPDSTLISTTQTAENGSFTLAAVPLGRYVVRAEALGYRPGRRLATLSAAVPVVRLGEWQVAPLAVALGNVVVQGEKAALVDDLDKKVINVSKDLSSAGGTAADVLQKVPSVAVDENGQLSLRGNPGVTLYLDGKPAPSNLRLDQLPASRLETIEVITNPGARYSAQGAGASSTWSRKSSSPMAGMGRRWSPWAAATSTAPHSTWAAGREN comes from the coding sequence GTGTCGGGCACGCTGCTCGACGGCAGCACCCGCCAACCGCTGCCTTACGCCAACGTGCTGCTGCTGCGGCTACCGGATTCAACCCTGATCAGCACTACTCAAACCGCGGAAAACGGCAGCTTTACGCTGGCTGCCGTTCCACTGGGGCGTTACGTGGTGCGGGCCGAAGCGCTGGGCTACCGTCCTGGCCGCCGGCTCGCCACGCTGAGCGCAGCAGTTCCGGTGGTCCGCCTGGGCGAGTGGCAAGTGGCCCCGCTGGCCGTAGCGCTCGGCAACGTGGTGGTGCAGGGCGAAAAAGCAGCGCTCGTCGATGACCTGGATAAAAAGGTCATCAACGTAAGCAAGGACTTGAGCAGCGCGGGCGGGACGGCGGCCGATGTGCTGCAGAAAGTGCCGTCCGTGGCCGTCGACGAGAACGGGCAACTCAGCCTTCGGGGCAATCCGGGCGTGACGCTCTACCTCGACGGCAAGCCCGCGCCCAGCAACCTGCGCCTCGACCAGCTGCCCGCCAGCCGCCTCGAAACCATTGAGGTTATTACTAACCCGGGGGCCCGTTACTCAGCCCAGGGCGCGGGGGCATCATCAACCTGGTCCAGAAAAAGCAGCTCCCCGATGGCTGGAATGGGGAGGCGCTGGTCACCGTGGGCAGCCGCGACAAGTACAGCGCCGCACTCAACCTGGGCCGCCGGGCGGGAAAATTGA
- a CDS encoding RNA polymerase sigma factor, translated as MSNPPTSPSTDQQLVTQVLGGNTAAFGQIVQRTEGLVTQMVFKMIRHPADRPDIAQEVYLKAYKNLAGFKFQAKLSTWIGQITYNTCLHYLEKKHLVLVDPAELAPDAASEEGRRPLPRPRRVQIPTPKRPCSTTTWPAFWARPSSSCPHSTAP; from the coding sequence ATGAGCAACCCGCCCACCTCCCCGAGTACCGACCAGCAACTTGTAACTCAGGTGCTGGGCGGCAATACTGCGGCTTTTGGGCAAATCGTGCAGCGCACGGAAGGGCTGGTCACGCAAATGGTTTTCAAAATGATCCGGCACCCGGCCGACCGGCCGGATATCGCGCAGGAAGTCTACCTGAAGGCATATAAGAATCTGGCCGGGTTTAAGTTTCAGGCCAAGCTCTCGACCTGGATTGGGCAGATTACCTACAATACCTGCCTGCACTACCTGGAAAAGAAGCATCTGGTACTGGTAGACCCGGCCGAGTTGGCACCGGATGCCGCTTCGGAGGAAGGACGCCGGCCCCTGCCCCGCCCGCGGCGGGTCCAGATTCCGACCCCGAAACGGCCCTGTTCGACCACGACTTGGCCGGCATTCTGGGCGCGGCCATCGAGCAGTTGCCCCCACTCTACCGCACCCTGA
- a CDS encoding RNA polymerase sigma factor yields MAGILGAAIEQLPPLYRTLISLYHQQELSYEEIAQITSLPDGTVKNYLFRARKQLKQHLLARYQRDDL; encoded by the coding sequence TTGGCCGGCATTCTGGGCGCGGCCATCGAGCAGTTGCCCCCACTCTACCGCACCCTGATTTCTCTGTACCATCAGCAAGAGTTGAGCTACGAGGAAATTGCCCAGATAACCTCCCTGCCCGACGGCACCGTGAAGAACTACCTCTTCCGGGCACGCAAACAGCTCAAGCAACACTTACTGGCCCGCTACCAACGCGACGATTTATGA
- a CDS encoding outer membrane beta-barrel family protein, with protein MRQTSDFTTRLSRGTDPPITLQNQNLETDDLYTARVSGNYRRTWTAQPGRELTASATYTLDGGTVTTEQRVVEGPASYARQARQQFLDVTIHMPSAQVDYVHPLGEKRRWGAGLKTDLLVSSGTADYSVQPTAEAEFIRQAADSYRYHYRQLLPQAYGTYQQKTGPWDYQAGLRAEFTGLQAQVEPSGSARQRIFNLFPSATVARTLPVGDQRLQFSYSRRLNRPNFLQIVALPIYSDARNYVVGNPDLRPEYVHVAELGHQVNWQSTTLSTTLFGRFANQAIQSLRTVDTLATRRSGQPDFIARTSYANLGRTASYGLELSLTRPLTSWWKLLANGSFYRNQVTSYAGAGTRANFTGTAYVLNTFSPAKTLTVQLSGNYRAPLVVPQGRLLAVYGVDVALRQRLLHDRAALTLRVSDVFNTRRQYTQLGAAGLTADVQTKYETRVGYLGFTWFLGSHKPASTIDHQPKGDPGGFGG; from the coding sequence CTGCGCCAGACCAGCGACTTCACCACCCGCCTCAGCCGGGGCACCGACCCGCCGATTACGCTGCAAAACCAGAACCTGGAAACCGACGACCTTTACACCGCCCGCGTTTCCGGCAACTACCGCCGCACCTGGACCGCCCAGCCCGGCCGGGAACTGACGGCCAGTGCCACCTACACCCTGGATGGCGGCACCGTGACCACCGAGCAGCGGGTAGTGGAAGGGCCGGCCAGCTACGCCCGGCAGGCCCGCCAGCAGTTTCTGGACGTGACCATCCACATGCCCTCGGCCCAGGTAGACTACGTGCATCCGCTGGGAGAAAAGCGGCGCTGGGGCGCGGGCCTCAAAACCGACCTGCTGGTGAGCTCCGGCACGGCCGACTACTCGGTGCAGCCGACGGCAGAGGCCGAATTCATTCGCCAGGCAGCCGACTCGTACCGCTACCACTACCGGCAGCTCCTGCCCCAGGCCTACGGCACCTACCAGCAGAAAACCGGCCCCTGGGACTACCAGGCGGGCTTGCGGGCGGAGTTTACTGGCCTGCAGGCGCAGGTAGAGCCCAGCGGCTCGGCTCGGCAGCGCATTTTCAATTTGTTTCCCTCCGCTACTGTGGCCCGCACTTTGCCCGTCGGCGACCAGCGCCTGCAGTTCAGCTACTCGCGCCGGTTGAACCGGCCCAATTTTCTGCAAATCGTGGCCTTGCCCATCTACTCCGACGCGCGCAACTACGTGGTGGGCAACCCCGACCTGCGCCCCGAGTACGTGCACGTGGCTGAGCTAGGCCACCAGGTGAATTGGCAGTCGACGACGCTGAGCACGACACTCTTCGGGCGCTTTGCCAACCAGGCCATTCAAAGCCTGCGCACGGTGGATACGCTGGCCACCCGCCGCAGCGGCCAGCCCGATTTCATTGCCCGCACCAGCTACGCCAACCTGGGCCGCACGGCCAGCTACGGGCTGGAACTCTCCCTGACCCGGCCCCTGACTTCGTGGTGGAAACTTCTGGCCAACGGCTCCTTCTACCGCAACCAGGTGACCAGCTACGCCGGCGCCGGCACCCGCGCTAACTTTACCGGCACGGCCTACGTGCTCAACACCTTCAGTCCTGCCAAAACGCTGACCGTGCAGCTCAGCGGCAATTACCGGGCTCCGCTTGTAGTACCCCAGGGCCGCCTGCTGGCCGTGTACGGGGTGGATGTGGCCCTGCGCCAGCGCCTGCTCCACGACCGGGCCGCTCTTACCCTGCGCGTCAGTGACGTGTTCAATACCCGCCGCCAGTACACCCAGCTGGGCGCCGCCGGGCTCACCGCCGACGTACAAACCAAGTACGAAACGCGGGTAGGCTACCTGGGCTTTACCTGGTTTCTGGGCAGCCACAAGCCCGCCAGCACCATCGACCACCAGCCCAAGGGCGACCCGGGCGGCTTTGGCGGGTAA
- a CDS encoding sensor histidine kinase has protein sequence MQVSVRDCGPGIPAEYHERIFQRFAHIPNKDGVKGGSGLGLSISREFITSQGGELWVESQPGCGTIFHFTLPVMP, from the coding sequence GTGCAGGTAAGCGTGCGGGACTGCGGCCCGGGCATTCCGGCCGAGTACCACGAGCGTATTTTCCAGCGCTTTGCCCACATTCCTAATAAAGACGGTGTGAAGGGTGGGTCGGGCCTGGGGCTGAGCATCAGCCGGGAGTTCATTACCTCCCAGGGCGGGGAGCTCTGGGTGGAGAGCCAGCCCGGCTGCGGCACCATTTTTCATTTCACCCTGCCAGTAATGCCGTAG